The genomic stretch AAGGCTCCGATCAGTGTAGCAATGACTGACGATAGCCAGACCCCCTCTCACCcacagaagaggggagggggctgGGCCAGTTTTGACACTTTAACACTCTGTCATAAATTAGGCAGGAGGTGAATCTCTGTTTTACTCTTCAGTATTACTAAAGTGAATATTGGAGCAATATTTCTAAGATATGAATGTTAAGAATTGTCAGTGGGGTTCTAAAGAACAATTGTGTCacattgtttgttttttattttgtgaTGACATTAAGAATGTTAACAAgaaaatactgtaacttggaaagtgTACTGATTTCTCTGTCATGtttacatctaaatgttgtaTAAAATATATGATTCAAGATGATGGTATTTTTGTTAAGATATGAATGTGATTTTAGTTTTGTAATGAGAATTGTTTTTCATTTAAACTATGCACAGTGACTAGACATGCACCAAATAAGGTCAGAGAGCTTGTCAGCGTGATGGAACCACTTTTTCAACCAGAATGCTTAAAAGGACTGGCTAATAATTAACATAGCATACCAGAAGACGTGAAACCGGTGTCCACACATTGAAACACTCAACCGTGCTTGATGAGAAGATAACCTCACCTACGAGACCAGAAAAGCGTGGAGTGATCGCTACATGTTGTAAATGGTTAAAACTTGGAACGAGGTGAAGATAGCCTCGCTTTGAAGCATGTAAAGTGCTTCAAACTCTGACTAAAGACACGAGGTGGGAAGGAGAAAATCCCATCTCAGACAATCATTGGTGCATCTGAAAATCTGCtttgaaaacagcctatacaAGTCAGAACGACTAAGAAGAACATTGTCGACCCCTTCCCCATAGAAGGATTTATTGGTTTCAACAAAGATAGACGACGGACAAAGACATCCACACGTAAATCCATTAATTACTTCTTATCCCATGGGCGATGGTTTGTGTGCAAGGTATATGATTAATGTCCTATAATGTATCCATGATAAGTGTTAttttcctctctatcccctcccccctccatttATGTTGTAACAAGCCATCATATCttgtcagtccactagggacttttgtCTCTGATATGAGGTAATGATTAATAAGTGACTGTTATCGATATATAACTGTTATCAATATATAGttagttaattgttacatgattaatttaattgggTAACAATTTAACAGTTATTGGATTGAATAAATAAGTTATCAGATTAATGAAAGTCACGTCACGACagtgttgcattgaaagtggctaatattgcgttgattcgatcacaatttccacagtaaagggaaacgttgatagtgttaaccgGAAAAGCtctagaacagtggtcaccaaccttttctgagtaaagatcactttgagtcaaaatgcaagctgagatctacataagcctatgcaacattaaccagcTGTACTggagcaatgaggtttgtgcagtaagatataggcccaatacattatcactgcatattggctttgTTTGAATTGAcctgccaatgcattgttgttcgGGCCAtttaacaatatatatatttcagcATTTGAGGTAGGcaatatgatcacactggtaatagacCCGTTGTGGTATAACTCGTGAAGCACAGCTGAGTGTGCATGCATTTAAAATGATTTGCTTTTTATTTTACTCtgctgatggtgcctgcatctgatggtcagtctcactATGTCATGATAGTGTTCTAATTCCCTATTTATATGGTCAGGCCACCGTCTGTCTCTTACACCAGTCATTTATTTTGTGTCCTTGACCAGTATTCATGGATACAGCTCTCAGATGATAAACATATGGTCCTTGCTATTCTGCCTCTTTTGGACATCCCTATCCAGTTTAATtttgacatttaaaatggttaaggttaggtatttaATGTGGTTATGTGTAAGGTTAgggtgggtaagggttaaggttagggttatgcttTAGAGTAGGGATGTCCCAAGGTCCAGCAAATTACATTCGGCCACTCATGGTGTGCAGTGGcgtgtgaaagtattcacccctcttggcattttgttgccttacaacctggaatgaaaatagattttgggtgggtttgtatcatttgatttacacaacatgcctaccactttaaaGATGcaaagaaataagacaaaaaatggAAAACTATTCACCCCCGTAAAgtgaatactttgtagagccacctttttcagcaattacagctgcaagtctctttggGTATgtgtctataagcttggcacatctagccactgggtttccagctccttcaagttggatgggttccgctggtgtacagcatctcaattggtttgaggtctgggatttgactaggccattccaagacatttaaatgtttccccttaaaccacttgagtgttgctttagcagtaagCTTAGAAAATGaattgtcctgatggaaggtgaacctccatccctgtctcaaatctctggaagactgaaacaggtttctctcaagaatttccctgtatttagcgccatccatcattccttcaattctgaccagtttcaaggccctgccgatgaaaaacatgatgctgccaccatgcttcactgtggggatggttttatcggggtgatgagaggtgatgGGTTTGAGTCAGACAtagccaaaaagctcaattttagtctcatctgaccagagtacctgcTTCCATATGTTTGGTGAGTCTCCcccatgccttttggcaaacaccaaacgtgttttcttattttttctttaagcaatggctttttttcaggccactcttccgtaaagctcaGCTCTtcggagtgtatggcttaaagtggtcctatggacagatactccaatatccactgtggagctttgcagctccttcagggttatctttggtctctttgttgcctctctgattaatacccTCCTTGCATGGGTATTAATCAGAGTTTTGGTggacggccctctcttggcaggtttgttgtggtgccatattctttcaattttttaataatggatgcAATgttgctctgtgggatgttcaaagtttcagatatttttttataacccaaccctgatctgtacttctccacaactttgtccctgacctgtttggagagctccttggtcgtcatggtgccgcttgcttggtggtgccacttgcttaatggtgttgcagactctgttgcctttcagaacaggtgtatatatactgagatcatgtgacacttagattgcacacaggtagactttatttaactaattatgtgacttctgaaggtaattggttgcaccagatcttatttaggggcttcaaagcaaagggggtgaatacatgtgCACGCACCTATGGAACGCCCTTTGGGTCTTTGTGTGCCAAAAAGATacatgtcaaataacactatttgacgtgtcaaataacaATATGTAAATTATATGCAAATGTTGGCCAATCACTATATGAAAAACTTCTCATTCATCATCCCCAACATACCTTGAAAACATGAGACCGCTTTTTACGTTTTGCCAGCCAAGTGCAACCACCTTTACAACCACCCCAGGAGGATCGGGTGGTTCAAATGTAGGATTAGTTTTGCTAGGTTAGATAATACCTGGCAAAAGTCAACATTAACCGGCACATCTACctagtaatgttagctagctaatgattgCAACAGCTACCGTGGGGTGCGCGAGTATGGGCGGCATCGATTATGCTGAGTGTCATTATTGTAACTTTTATAACGTTTgcacatgtcagatttcaatcgTTCAGGAGACAGAATAATGCTGGAGTCCAAAGGCGGCAAACCGGGAGAAGCAGGCTGATAACTATGAGGGTTTGCCTCATCGCTGACCCTACCATCCAGCAGCTGAACAGGATAGGTACATTTTCCCTATATCCATGTAATACATGAGGACACAGTGCGATGCACAGTGCTTGCTTTGTAAGTAAGCTAGGTGGGAATCTATCTTGTGATTAAACAGACTTATTGAAGGTTATTTTACTGATGTAAAGATCATGGACTGTTTCCCTGTTTTATATTAGGATACTTTTTAGAATATTTAAATCATGTTTCCATACCTCAATATCTTTAGAGTATCCTGTCTGGCAGATCAAAGTGCCCTATGGTCAGGAGGAGAGCAGCTTTTTTGGGGGAAAACATTCCCCCAGATGAATACAAATTTAGAGGCCTttaagacaggaggaggaggctcGTTCCCCTACAAAAAAAAGGTTTGTGTGGTTGAATTGGTGGCTCAACAATTTGTCCAAGGTGTTCTTGGAGCAGTAAGTCAACTCTGTCATAAATTTGTGAAGTACTTGTCATTACCTTTTTAATCAATCCACCCCCCTCTAAAtcaatacacatcactatattgtcattaacacttattttaaataTACATACTGTCTCTAAACCATAACAGGTTGAAATATGGTGAGGCATTGGGGAACCATCCAGACAGCTTCCGAGCACTCCATAAAGCCTCCCACTGCCAGGGACCTGTGGGACCTGCTTAAAGTAACCTATTCCATACCTGGCGGCAACCGGCCATGTTTGGAGAACGACACCATCTGCCACAGGTACAACTGGCTGGCTGAGGTGCAAGGTAAAATAGTAAATTGTTCCAGTTTATCGGTAACTGTATATTTTTAAATTTTGTGATTGAAATGTTTTGCTGTGTACTCAGATGGAGAATGTCCTCCTCTAACAGTGGCGATGGTGTTGGAGTTTGCTACTGGGGCAACGGTGGTGACACCCCTTGGGTTTGAGGACACCCCGACCATCGAATTCCTCCACACAGCGCGAGGGCGTCTCGCCAGGCAGCAGAATAAAAAGTACCCAGAGGCAAACACGTGTGCTGTGACACTAAGGCTCCCTCTTCATAGCACCTACAATGCCTTTAGGGAATTCATGACCTCCTGTATTGTGAATTCCCCACATTTTGGTGTTGCATAAAAACATTTTTACGATACAATTGTATCTTGTAGCACTAAACTACAGTAGCAATTGAGTGTTTGAAAATGTAACTGCACATCAACATTTAAGCATTTATCTACTTACATCTGTATTgtttgtacagtgcattcgggaatgtattcagaccccttgactttttccacattttattatgcTACAGCCTTATTCAGAAATGGATACAATATTTTTTtaccctcgtcaatctacacacaataccccataatgaccaagcaaaaacaggttgaaatttttgcaaatgtataaaaaaaggaaatatgacatttatgaccctttactcagtactttgctgaagcacctttgtcagcgattacaccATAggctcttcttgggtatgacactacatgttttattatttaatagattttagaataaggctctaatgtaacaaaatgtggaaaaagtgggtctgaatactttccaaatacactgaATTTCCATATGGGCTGTTATTGTTCACTCTATGATCATTAAAATTAAATTATACAATCTATTTTGCTTTACTTCGTGTTAAGGTTTAGTTAAATACTTTACTGACACTTCACTAATAACCAATATGCTTTGCTGATATTGACTGAAGTACTGCtgccatatcaaatcaaatcacattttatttgtcacatacacatggttagcagatgttaatgcgagtgtagcgaaatgcttgtgcttctagttccgacaatgcagtaataaccaacaagtaatctaactaacagttccaaaactactgtcttatacacagtgtaagccTTACactgtaaggggataaagaatatgtacataaggatatatgaatgagtgatggtacagagcagcataggcaagatacagtagatggtatcgagtacagtatatacatatgagatgagtatgtaaacaaagtggcatagttaaagtggctagtcatacatgtattacataaggatgcagtcgatgataaagagtacagtatatacgtatgcatatgagatgaataatgtagggtaagtaacattatataaggtagcattgtttaaagtggctagtgatatatttacataatttcccatcaattcccattattaaaatggctggagttgagtcagtgtcagtgtgttggcagcagccactcaatgttagtggtggctgtttaacagtccgatggccttgagatagaagctgtttttcagtctctcggtcccagctttgatgcacctgtactgacctcgccttctggatgatagcggggtgaacaggcagtggctcgggtggttgttgtccttgatgatctttatggccttcctgtaacatcgggtggtgtaggtgtcctggagggcaggtagtttgcccagggtgatgcgttgtgcagacctcactaccctctggagagccttacggttgtgggtggagcagttgccgtaccaggcggtaatacagcccgccaggatgctctcgattgtgcatctgtagaagtttgtgagtgcttttggtgacaagccgaatttcttcagcctcctgaggttgaagaggcactgctgcaccttcttcacgatgctgtctgtgtgggtggaccaattcagtttgtctgtgatgtgtatgccgaggaacttaaaacttgctactcTCTCcagtactgttccatcgatgtggataggggggtgttccctctgctgtttcctgaagtccacaatcatctcctttgttttgttgacgttgagtgtgaggttattttcctgacaccacactccgagggccctcacctcctccctgtaggccgtctcgtcgttgttggtaatcaagcctaccactgttgtgtcgtccgcaaacttgatgattgagttggaggcgtgcgtggccacgcagttgtgggtgaacagggagtacaggagagggctcagaacgcacccttgtggggccccagtgttgaggatcagtggggtggagatgttgttgcctaccctcaccacctgggggcggcccgtcaggaagtccagtacccagttgcacatggcggggtcgagacccagggtctcgagcttgataacgagcttggagggtactatggtgttaaatgccgagctgtagtcgatgaacggcattctcacataggtattcctcttgtccagatgggttagggcagtgtgcagtgtggttgagattgcatcgtctgtggacctatttgggtggtaagcaaattggagtgggtctggggtgtcaggtagggtggaagtgatatggtccttgactagtctctcaaagcacttcatgatgacggaagtgagttagctcagttaccttagctttcttgggaacaggaacaatggtggccctcttgaagcatgtgggaacagcagacggGGATAGggtttgattgaatatgtccgtaaacacacaagccagctggtctgcgcatgctctgagggtgcggctggggatgccgtctgggcctgcagccttgcgagggttaacacgtttaagtgttttactcacctcggctgcagtgaaggagaggccgcatgttttggttgcaggccgtgtcattggcactgtattgtcctcaaagcgggcaaaaaagttatttagtctgcctgggagcaagacatcctggtcctggttttctttttgtaatccgtgattgactgtagaccctgccacatacctcttgtgtctgagccgttgaattgagattctactttgtctctatactgacgcttagcttgtttgattgccttgcggagggagtagctacactgtttgtattcggtcatgtttccggtcaccttgccctgattaaaagcagtggttcgcgctttcagtttcacgcgaatgctgccatcaatccacagtttctggtttgggaatgttttaatcgttgctatgggaacgacatcttcaacgcacgttctaatgaactcgcacaccgaatcagcgtattcatcaatgttgttgtctgacgcaatacgaaacatatcccagtccacgtgatggaagcagtcttggagtgtggaatcagattggtcggaccagcgttggacagacctcagcgtgggagcttcttgttttagtttctgtctgtaggcagggatcaacaaaatggagtcgtggtcagcttttccgaaagcagggcggggcagggccttatatgc from Oncorhynchus keta strain PuntledgeMale-10-30-2019 chromosome 24, Oket_V2, whole genome shotgun sequence encodes the following:
- the LOC118402670 gene encoding G2/M phase-specific E3 ubiquitin-protein ligase-like, encoding MVRHWGTIQTASEHSIKPPTARDLWDLLKVTYSIPGGNRPCLENDTICHRYNWLAEVQDGECPPLTVAMVLEFATGATVVTPLGFEDTPTIEFLHTARGRLARQQNKKYPEANTCAVTLRLPLHSTYNAFREFMTSCIVNSPHFGVA